Proteins encoded by one window of Aphis gossypii isolate Hap1 chromosome X, ASM2018417v2, whole genome shotgun sequence:
- the LOC114127755 gene encoding uncharacterized protein DDB_G0283357 produces MESAAVTTKGEDTAPVVADVAADNTTTTTDVSNPTTVTNEIVPPIKSDKETIAATNDVEHEAAVSDVADVSKETVITTVNATSINLKVEEDQLNTAMASTTISTNEVDEIKQKQDETVLDEQQKPVTSIVEKEIVINENPNSNLDISLTKSEYDEIVDSTIDSGGFEDAVEYIVDDEENSVVKKQPQDVIQQENAPDNESCPQQEVEEGDGEDDSSEENKDPLTPAEPVVPVPVDDDTNDPQYIPRRGKFYEHDDRMAYSTTSSEGSESDDGYEEDSGDDDGVVSDRRRIRRRHTGIKKPKSVTEVDTAENTALAAGDGTSSTKKVLAISKVAAAAKDSETSVTTDGLAKKPSVGSRKSRDLDSLDRWTHDLYDENEQTRKSRDELLASYGYDIREESEAPRARRHHKYGRAATSKYTRNWQDTKAYTATGSGQQSMKVKRGGMARRSIGGPNKNTKKSTNNDYTSEFPALDNSKKSEPNSSTMSPAVVEVSDQNHEQQPKTPSVQNEEKKTTVAAVETGQARHHTSSPRTSKYNTTSPANRNNRQDQQNGGPSSSSSINSRNYFNRSSTESPINKEKSAQVNRDSPSMAPNNYFSRKSQQNSNSHNQHQNFKQQHFNNGQGSQGHNQQHQHSSPLASRGRNFHQHNTSHQYNRDRYFSKGSVPPSSSSPNQHNYDQQHQSIAPTTAGTGRTQHGGGHYQHYNNRQYENENQQIEPPAAPTPVVRSSKRYSVQSRRELPDPVLNFGGMSKTPQPQPPPSQQQNGLVMQDQQIQPQQQMQPAPQQLQQQPPIQIHQQPPPMQIQQYHQPLQPMHHGMVLDHNTGMMVMAAADPSMYHHQIYATPQYATGVAPGPAAGSADDQNAAAAAAAAALQMLAAQAAVYQPVPTGATGVTSPPPGTQSLQQPETFMTTYYQPQQQPQQQPPPRRVNLAIPIVAPPPEPNQQQGNSKTNLSTTPPPTTASTN; encoded by the exons ATGGAGAGTGCTGCTGTAACCACGAAAGGAGAAGACACTGCCCCCGTTGTCGCCGACGTTGCTGCCGACAACACCACTACAACTACCGATGTGTCAAATCCGACAACAGTGACTAATGAAATTGTTCCACCCATTAAATCAGACAAGGAAACGATTGCGGCGACCAATGATGTTGAACATGAGGCAGCGGTCAGTGACGTAGCTGATGTGTCAAAAGAAACTGTGATTACTACCGTTAATGCCACAAGTATCAATCTCAAAGTTGAAGAAGATCAGTTAAATACAGCCATGGCGTCTACAACAATATCGACTAACGAGGTTGATGAGATTAAACAGAAACAAGATGAAACGGTTTTGGACGAACAACAGAAACCTGTGACAAGTATAGTTGAAAAAGAAATCGTAATCAATGAAAACCCTAATTCAAATCTAGATATCTCTCTAACAAAATCGGAATATGATGAAATAGTTGACTCAACAATTGATAGTGGTGGATTTGAAGATGCTGTTGAGTATATTGTCGATGATGAAGAAAATAGTGTTGTAAAAAAACAGCCCCAAGATGTAATTCAACAGGAAAATGCTCCGGATAATGAGAGCTGTCCACAACAAGAAGTAGAGGAAGGTGATGGCGAAGATGACTCAAGTGAAGAAAATAAAGAT CCTTTAACGCCTGCAGAACCTGTAGTACCTGTGCCTGTCGATGACGACACTAATGATCCTCAATACATACCTAGACGTGGAAAATTCTATGAACATGATGACCGTATGGCTTACAGTACAACAAGTTCTGAAGGATCAGAATCAGATGATGGATACGAAGAAGATTCAGGAGATGATGATGGAGTTGTTTCTGA tcgtCGCCGCATTAGAAGAAGACATACAGGcattaaaaaaccaaaatcagTGACTGAAGTTGATACCGCAGAAAACACTGCTTTAGCAGCTGGGGATGGAACATCATCtactaaaaaagttttagCCATATCTAAGGTTGCTGCTGCAGCAAAAGATTCTGAAACTTCTGTAACTACTGATGGATTGGCAAAAAAACCTAGTGTAGGTTCTAGAAAATCTCGTGATTTAGATTCTTTGGATAGGTGGACACATGATTTATATGATGAAAATGAGCAAACACGTAAAAGCCGTGATGAGTTACTAGCCTCATATGGATATGACATAAGGGAGGAATCAGAAGCACCTCGAGCTCGGCGTCACCATAAATATGg ACGAGCTGCCACTTCCAAATACACTCGTAATTGGCAGGATACAAAAGCTTACACTGCTACTGGTAGTGGACAGCAGTCTATGAAAGTAAAGCGTGGAGGTATGGCTCGACGTAGTATTGGTGGTCCAAataagaatacaaaaaaatctacaaataatgattatacctCTGAATTCCCTGCGTTGGATAATTCAAAGAAATCGGAGCCTAATTCTTCAACTATGTCTCCTGCAGTTGTAGAAGTCTCAGACCAGAATCATGAACAACAACCAAAAACTCCTTCTGTTCagaatgaagaaaaaaagacTACTGTTGCAGCTGTAGAAACTGGCCAGGCTCGGCATCACACTTCGTCACCCCgaacatcaaaatataatacaacttccCCTGCAAATCGAAATAATCGTCAGGATCAGCAAAATGGTGGGCCTTCTTCATCTTCATCAATTAATAGtagaaattatttcaatcGATCTTCAACTGAGTCTCCAATTAACAAAGAAAAAAGTGCTCAAGTAAATCGAGACTCTCCTTCTATGGCacctaataactatttttcgcGAAAATCACAACAAAACAGTAATAGTCATAATCAACATCAAAATTTTAAGCAGCAACACTTTAACAATGGTCAAGGTAGTCAAGGACATAACCAGCAACACCAACATTCTTCGCCTTTAGCATCTCGAGGCCGTAATTTCCATCAACATAATACTTCGCATCAATATAATCGTGATAGGTATTTTTCTAAGGGTTCTGTACCTCCATCTTCATCCAGTCCAAATCAACACAACTACGATCAGCAACATCAATCTATAGCACCTACAACTGCTGGCACAGGACGTACACAACATGGCGGTGGACATTATCAACACTACAATAATCGTCaat atgaaaatgaaaatcaacAAATTGAGCCACCTGCAGCACCAACACCGGTTGTACGTAGTTCCAAACGCTACTCAGTTCAAAGTCGCAGGGAGCTTCCTGACCCAGTACTAAACTTTGGCGGAATGTCTAAAACACCTCAGCCACAGCCTCCACCTTCTCAGCAACAAAACGGTTTAGTGATGCAAGACCAACAAATTCAACCTCAACAACAAATGCAACCTGCGCCTCAACAATTACAACAGCAACCACCGATCCAAATCCATCAACAACCACCACCAATGCAAATACAACAGTACCACCAACCCTTACAACCAATGCATCATGGCATGGTGCTTGATCACAATACTGGTATGATGGTTATGGCTGCTGCTGATCCATCCATGTACCATCATCAAATTTATGCTACGCCCCAGTATGCAACTGGAGTTGCACCAGGTCCAGCAGCTGGTAGTGCTGATGATCAAAATGCAGCAGCAGCTGCTGCTGCAGCTGCTCTTCAGATGCTTGCAGCTCAAGCAGCTGTTTATCAACCAGTACCAACAGGGGCAACAGGTGTAACATCGCCACCACCTGGAACACAATCTTTGCAACAACCA gaaaCCTTCATGACTACTTACTATCAACCACAGCAACAGCCACAACAACAACCTCCCCCAAGACGCGTCAATCTGGCTATACCCATTGTGGCACCGCCTCCAGAACCTAATCAACAGCAAGGGAATTCAAAAACCAATTTATCTACTACACCGCCACCTACTACAGCTTCAACTAACTAG